The following proteins are encoded in a genomic region of Cercospora beticola chromosome 8, complete sequence:
- a CDS encoding mitochondrial 54S ribosomal protein uL11m (BUSCO:EOG09265BG5) has translation MARKAIQNDQIVKLIVGAGQASPSPPVGPALGSKGVKSMDFCKEFNARTANYVPGTPVPARVTVRPDRSFHFEIRTPPTAQLLLSAAGVSPIKNKLKGAGNTAGPKSKSGVLGAGKASFHGGTAPGNAGMGHVGKVSLKHVYEIAKIKQSETRLSGISLESLAKSVIAQAGSIGVVVEP, from the exons ATGGCACGCAAAGCCATCCAGAATGACCAGATCGTGAAGCTCATTGTCGGCGCAGGCCAGGcatcgccctcgccgcccGTCGGTCCTGCCCTCGGTTCCAAAGGTGTCAAGTCCATGGACTTTTGCAAG GAATTCAATGCGCGAACGGCAAACTATGTCCCAGGCACACCAGTCCCCGCGCGAGTGACAGTCCGACCCGACCGATCCTTCCATTTCGAGATCCGAACACCTCCTACTGCGCAATTACTCCTTTCCGCTGCGGGCGTGAGTCCCATCAAGAACAAGCTGAAAGGCGCGGGCAATACAGCAGggccgaagtcgaagtcaGGAGTGCTGGGTGCGGGCAAAGCATCGTTTCATGGCGGCACGGCGCCCGGGAATGCTGGAATGGGTCACGTTGGAAAAGTGAGCCTGAAGCACGTGTACGAAATTGCGAAGATCAAGCAGAGCGAGACACGGCTGTCTGGCATAAGTTTGGAGTCACTGGCCAAGAGTGTGATTGCACAGGCCGGGAGTATAGGAGTGGTTGTCGAGCCCTGA
- a CDS encoding uncharacterized protein (BUSCO:EOG09262GWQ) — translation MATTSRRLQEPVVVHQDEPDYHDETTEDAMEEEMDESRGPLEESGATITDDEDEDVEDVVLDDIEKFEASFKNITKRYRLINRIGEGTFSTVYKAEDLLYDEYRNDWDLDADKENRNGDSKSLTNGRPKARYVAIKKIYVTSSPQRILNELELLHDLRDSENVCPLITAFRDTDQVIAVLPYFQHKDFRDYYRDMSFSDMRIYFHSLFTALKSVHACEIIHRDIKPTNFLYSPSAQRGVLVDFGLAEREGTDHLPCACEWDHTKRQHRYENSVYASTIAAAQAAGQQAPKPSYPKDDNRHSRRANRAGTRGFRAPEVLLKCTAQLTVIDVWSVGIILLTFLTKRFPFFHSADDIDAFIELCTIFGRRRMKEAALLHGQVLETNIPTVSENGHSWEKIILWCTGRSKKESEELISDDEHEAIAFMKECLELDPGKRMTAAEALEHPWLRLESDDGETNSSDGLAPKA, via the coding sequence ATGGCAACCACGAGCAGGCGTCTACAGGAGCCTGTCGTCGTACATCAAGACGAGCCAGATTACCACGACGAAACTACAGAGGACGCCATGGAAGAAGAAATGGACGAGAGCAGAGGTCCTTTAGAGGAAAGTGGGGCTACCATcaccgacgacgaggacgaggacgtggAAGATGTCGTGCTCGACGACATTGAGAAGTTCGAAGCGAGCTTCAAAAACATCACCAAACGCTATCGACTGATCAACCGCATTGGCGAAGGCACTTTCTCGACAGTCTACAAAGCCGAAGATCTGTTGTACGACGAGTACCGCAATGACTGGGATCTGGATGCCGACAAGGAAAACCGCAACGGCGACTCGAAGTCTTTGACCAACGGACGGCCGAAAGCACGATATGTGGCGATCAAAAAGATTTATGTCACTTCCTCGCCGCAACGCATTCTAAACGAGCTGGAGCTATTGCACGACCTTCGAGACTCAGAAAATGTCTGCCCACTCATCACCGCCTTCCGAGACACAGATCAGGTCATTGCCGTTCTCCCTTACTTTCAGCACAAGGACTTCCGGGACTACTATCGAGACATGAGCTTTTCAGACATGCGGATATATTTCCACAGCCTCTTCACTGCGCTCAAATCGGTGCACGCGTGCGAGATCATTCATCGGGATATTAAGCCGACGAATTTCCTCTACTCGCCTTCAGCACAACGTGGCGTGCTCGTCGACTTTGGTCTGGCGGAGCGAGAAGGCACAGACCATTTGCCTTGTGCGTGCGAATGGGATCACACAAAGCGTCAACACAGATACGAAAACTCTGTCTACGCAAGCACAATTGCAGCAGCACAAGCAGCGGGCCAACAAGCCCCAAAGCCCTCATACCCGAAAGACGACAACCGCCACTCAAGACGAGCAAACAGAGCAGGCACTCGAGGCTTCCGTGCTCCCGAAGTCCTGTTGAAATGCACAGCTCAACTCACAGTAATCGACGTCTGGAGCGTCggcatcatcctcctcacctTCCTAACCAAGCGCTTCCCCTTCTTCCATTCCGCAGACGACATCGACGCCTTCATCGAGCTCTGCACAATCTTCGGGCGGAGAAGAATGAAAGAAGCCGCACTCTTACACGGCCAAGTCTTGGAAACGAACATCCCCACAGTCAGCGAGAATGGCCACAGCTGGGAGAAAATCATCTTGTGGTGTACAGGACGTTCTAAGAAGGAATCCGAAGAACTCATCTCAGATGACGAGCATGAAGCCATTGCGTTCATGAAAGAGTGTCTCGAGCTCGACCCTGGCAAGCGGATGACTGCTGCAGAGGCTCTTGAGCATCCGTGGTTGAGACTCGAGTCGGACGATGGAGAGACGAATAGTAGCGATGGACTCGCACCAAAAGCATGA
- a CDS encoding uncharacterized protein (BUSCO:EOG0926079Q): MADFVVSEALTAYLDDAHAIPTPEAAPELVECENDPDAFSPGLINGVLNDISAAVGENPEAILQKSHLDSLQFLLKCAPTISSIQRSQLSTKTNHRTNSELFALSRQTSYIPPQSLARVLDLVISGLGAEAEIVHQEDQEEQDEGAEPAQHKHILEIFAFLLQWCVAAVEAKSAEKPAGPARGKYTKGAKGKAAQKDGNWDPSNQLQTALDTMAKVMKLKLAKIFVTTSDRDNFIGLLTRPTYQILESETRVKSTAIRMHAFKVLCVAIKHHGHAYGAQTSIIQNLTYFEHLSEPMAEFLNILAEQYDYPQLAEEVLKELSNKEFSESDTKGPKSVSTFVARLSELAPRVVQRQVTYVAKLLESNNYTLRCAIIEVCGNLIISLSKMDESERKEEHKGQINAFFEVLEERFLDINPYCRCRAIQVYVKLCDLETKYPKRRQKATELATQSLEDKSSNVRKNAIKLLAKLLGTHPFAVLHGGQLSHTEWSERLENVDKELAALKLPEATGLGERDPNEQTVDQSLLDDVTRIDQTEKPQTEEEIEAAYRKAQEEAATAEAMNKLQLTRRYYIEALRFIETLHEASPHVVRLLSSKNKSEVIEAMDFFVTADAYRMETAKAGIRRMLKLIWTKGNSDEGKGVQTHLVECYKGLFFAAPGNFTPNEAANYVARNMISLTFGATPAELTSLEQLLATMMKEKAINELVIQKLWQVYGVQKRDISKSQRRGAIIVLGMLALADPEIVVREMETCLRIGLGAIGRRDLVLARYTCVALMRMTNNKPTKGTEGKPSVRLPNDHAVLIRLADLLAIESDSKDWYGLAEQAIGAIYALSKHPDVLCSEVVKRKTRTVFTPRRTPTPAPKQEPQEDNSQIDNDGDVEMSEVQEEEPMQVDQEAEAEPSTNSYNQALGLSQLLFAVGHIALKQIVHLELCEQDFKRRKAEKEKTNPTPAKKTPGGRASSGKKSDAKSKEEQEAEDELDLMAGTNEDDFADAIAHIRERELLYGEQSLLAHFGPLVKEICSNNTSYPNAELQAHAALCMAKLMCVSSEYCEANLGLLITILERSPSSITRSNLVVALGDMAVCFNHLIDENTDFLYRRLSDPALQVKRTCLMTLTFLILAGQVKVKGQLGEMAKCVEDSDQGIREMSRMFFSELAGKDNAIYNHFVDMFSLLSADEELEEERFRRIIKFLAGFIEKDKHAKQLASKLAPRLQRAESERQWGDVAFALGLLPHKNEEITKVVQEGCKVVGGQQA, from the coding sequence ATGGCAGACTTTGTGGTCAGTGAAGCGCTGACTGCGTATCTGGACGATGCGCACGCGATTCCCACTCCCGAGGCGGCACCCGAACTGGTCGAATGCGAAAATGATCCCGACGCCTTCTCGCCCGGTCTAATCAATGGCGTGCTGAACGACATCAGCGCGGCCGTGGGCGAGAACCCGGAGGCGATCCTGCAAAAGAGCCATTTGGACAGTCTACAGTTCTTGCTCAAGTGCGCGCCCACCATTTCTTCTATCCAGCGTTCTCAGTTGTCAACAAAGACGAATCACCGCACTAACAGTGAGCTTTTCGCTCTTTCCAGGCAGACGTCGTATATTCCGCCGCAGTCGCTCGCTCGAGTCCTCGATCTGGTCATAAGTGGTTTGGGTGCAGAGGCCGAAATTGTGCATCAAGAGGATCAGGAAGAGCAAGATGAGGGCGCAGAACCAGCACAACACAAACACATTCTCGAGATATTCGCGTTTTTACTGCAGTGGTGCGTCGCAGCCGTCGAAGCCAAAAGCGCAGAGAAACCAGCTGGTCCAGCGCGGGGCAAGTATACGAAAGGCGCGAAGGGTAAGGCAGCACAGAAAGATGGCAACTGGGATCCCTCGAACCAGCTGCAAACCGCCCTGGACACCATGGCCAAAGTGATGAAATTGAAACTGGCCAAAATCTTTGTGACAACCAGCGACCGCGACAACTTCATTGGTCTGCTCACGAGACCGACTTACCAGATTCTGGAGAGCGAGACGAGGGTCAAGAGTACAGCTATTCGCATGCATGCTTTCAAAGTGCTTTGCGTTGCGATCAAGCACCATGGGCATGCATATGGTGCCCAGACGAGTATCATTCAGAACCTGACATACTTCGAGCACCTGTCCGAGCCTATGGCCGAGTTCTTGAACATTCTCGCGGAGCAGTACGATTACCCACAATTAGCAGAGGAGGTTCTGAAGGAGCTCTCCAACAAAGAGTTCAGCGAGAGCGACACCAAAGGACCAAAATCTGTCTCCACATTCGTGGCAAGATTGTCAGAGCTCGCACCAAGAGTTGTACAACGACAAGTCACGTACGTGGCGAAGCTACTTGAGAGCAACAATTACACTCTTCGATGCGCCATCATCGAAGTGTGTGGTAACTTGATCATTTCACTCTCCAAAATGGACGAAAGTGAGAGGAAAGAGGAGCACAAGGGACAGATCAATGCATTCTTCGAGGTTCTTGAAGAGCGCTTCTTGGACATCAATCCGTACTGCCGATGCAGAGCGATCCAGGTCTATGTCAAATTGTGCGATCTGGAAACCAAATATCCGAAGCGCAGGCAAAAGGCTACTGAGCTTGCTACACAGAGCTTGGAGGACAAGTCATCGAACGTGCGCAAGAACGCGATTAAGTTGCTTGCGAAGCTCCTTGGGACACATCCTTTTGCAGTCCTCCATGGAGGTCAGCTCAGCCATACAGAATGGAGTGAGCGACTTGAGAACGTGGACAAGGAACTTGCTGCTCTCAAATTGCCCGAAGCGACTGGATTAGGAGAACGTGATCCCAATGAGCAGACTGTGGACCAGAGCCTGCTCGACGATGTGACTAGGATCGATCAGACCGAGAAGCCGCAGACCGAAGAGGAGATTGAAGCAGCGTATCGGAAGGCGCAAGAAGAGGCGGCCACGGCTGAAGCAATGAACAAATTGCAGCTCACGAGGCGCTACTACATCGAGGCGCTGCGGTTTATCGAAACACTGCACGAAGCATCGCCACATGTGGTTCGCTTGCTTTCTTCCAAGAACAAAAGCGAAGTGATTGAGGCAATGGACTTCTTCGTCACTGCAGATGCGTATAGAATGGAGACGGCCAAGGCGGGCATCAGGCGCATGCTGAAGCTGATCTGGACCAAAGGAAACAGCGACGAAGGCAAGGGCGTCCAAACGCATCTTGTGGAGTGCTACAAGGGACTCTTTTTCGCTGCGCCTGGCAACTTCACTCCCAATGAGGCAGCCAATTATGTTGCACGAAACATGATCAGTTTGACCTTTGGCGCGACACCTGCCGAATTGACGAGTCTCGAGCAACTTCTGGCGACCatgatgaaggagaaggccatCAACGAATTGGTCATCCAGAAGTTGTGGCAAGTCTACGGAGTGCAGAAGCGAGACATTTCCAAGTCGCAGCGTCGAGGAGCAATCATTGTGCTCGGCATGCTGGCACTGGCAGACCCCGAAATTGTGGTCCGCGAAATGGAGACCTGTCTTCGGATTGGCCTTGGGGCGATCGGACGTCGCGACTTAGTGCTTGCTCGGTATACCTGCGTAGCTCTGATGCGGATGACCAACAACAAACCCACGAAAGGCACCGAAGGCAAACCAAGCGTGCGATTGCCTAACGATCACGCTGTGCTCATTCGACTTGCCGACCTGCTTGCCATCGAGAGCGACAGCAAGGACTGGTACGGTCTAGCAGAGCAAGCCATTGGTGCAATCTACGCACTGTCGAAGCACCCTGATGTGCTTTGCTCGGAGGTTGtaaagaggaagacgaggactgTGTTCACACCGCGAAGGACACCCACCCCAGCACCAAAACAAGAACCCCAGGAAGACAACAGCCAAATCGACAACGATGGCGACGTCGAGATGAGCGAAGTACAAGAAGAGGAGCCGATGCAAGTAGACCAGGAAGCGGAAGCAGAGCCTTCGACAAACAGCTACAACCAGGCACTTGGACTCTCACAGCTGCTCTTTGCGGTTGGACATATCGCATTGAAACAGATTGTTCATCTGGAGCTATGTGAACAAGACTTCAAGCGACgcaaggcggagaaggagaagacgaaCCCCACACCGGCCAAGAAGACTCCTGGAGGCCGTGCATCTTCTGGCAAGAAGAGCGACGCAAAGAGCAAAGAggagcaagaagcagaagatgagctTGATCTTATGGCCGGCACGAACGAGGATGATTTTGCAGACGCCATTGCTCATATTCGCGAGCGAGAATTGCTCTATGGCGAGCAGTCGTTGCTCGCTCACTTCGGCCCTCTGGTAAAGGAGatctgcagcaacaacacGTCCTACCCGAACGCCGAACTACAAGCCCACGCCGCATTGTGCATGGCGAAGCTCATGTGCGTCAGCTCCGAGTACTGCGAAGCCAATCTCGGTCTCCTCATCACCATCCTCGAGCGCTCCCCATCCTCCATCACCCGAAGCAACCTCGTCGTCGCGCTCGGGGACATGGCAGTCTGCTTCAACCACCTCATCGACGAAAACACCGACTTCCTCTACCGCCGCCTCTCGGACCCCGCCCTCCAAGTCAAACGTACCTGCCTCATGACCCTCaccttcctcatcctcgccggGCAAGTCAAAGTCAAAGGGCAACTGGGCGAAATGGCCAAATGCGTCGAAGACAGCGATCAAGGCATCCGCGAAATGTCTCGCATGTTTTTCTCTGAACTCGCAGGGAAAGACAATGCGATTTATAACCATTTTGTCGATATGTTCTCTTTGCTTTCTGCGGATGAGGAattggaagaggagaggtTTAGGAGAATTATTAAATTTTTGGCGGGTTTTATTGAGAAGGATAAACATGCTAAGCAGTTGGCTAGTAAACTTGCGCCCAGGTTGCAGAGGGCGGAGAGTGAGAGGCAGTGGGGGGATGTTGCTTTTGCGTTGGGGTTGTTGCCGCATAAGAATGAGGAGATTACGAAGGTTGTGCAGGAGGGGTGTAAGGTTGTTGGGGGGCAGCAGGCTTAG